Proteins from a single region of Malaclemys terrapin pileata isolate rMalTer1 chromosome 23, rMalTer1.hap1, whole genome shotgun sequence:
- the STX10 gene encoding syntaxin-10 isoform X2: MALEDPFSAVRGEVQKAVNTARGLYERWCELLRETHVVSTEEFDWTTNELRNSLRSIEWDLEDLEETIGIVEANPRKFRIEASELTERRAFVRQMRDSVKEMRDHISSPSALAFAERKNREMLIGGGASQKPPPEQYGQLREELVSANSRYIEEQQLHQQLIIDQQDEQLELVSGSIRVLKHMSGRVGDELDEQSLMLEEFAQEMDSTQSHMDGMLKKMAKVSHMTSETKTNDNGNERETEPANQKAGEKPRCRVPTQTRKVKSRLERKRKQSCEYICQLRKKIPIAGVGAGGKGFPLEPGAGRRGRLSGFQHS, encoded by the exons ATGGCCCTAGAGGACCCGTTCTCTGCCGTGCGGGG GGAGGTGCAGAAGGCGGTGAACACGGCCCGGGGGCTCTACGAGCGCTGGTGTGAGCTGCTGCGGGAGACGCATGTCGTCAGCACGGAGGAGTTCGACTGGACCACCAATGAGCTGCGCAACAGCCTGCGGAGCATCGAGTGGGACCTGGAGGATCTGGAGGAGACCATTG GCATTGTGGAGGCGAACCCTCGCAAGTTCAGGATCGAAGCCAGCGAGCTGACGGAGAGACGGGCCTTCGTGAGGCAGATGCGGGACTCTGTCAAG GAGATGCGGGATCACATATCCAGCCCGTCAGCCCTGGCCTTCGCCGAGCGGAAAAACAGAGAG ATGCTGATTGGCGGGGGGGCCAGCcagaagccccccccggagcagtACGGCCAGCTGCGGGAGGAGCTGGTGTCAGCCAATTCCCGCTATATTGAGGAACAGCAACTGCACCAGCAG CTGATCATAGACCAGCAGGACGAGCAGCTGGAGCTGGTGTCGGGGAGCATCCGGGTCTTGAAGCACATGTCGGGCCGGGTCGGGGACGAGCTGGACGAGCAGAGCtt GATGCTGGAGGAATTTGCCCAGGAGATGGATAGCACCCAGTCCCACATGGATGGCATGCTGAAGAAGATGGCCAAGGTCTCCCACATGACCAGCG aaacgaAAACCAACGACAACGGGAACGAAAGGGAAACCGAACCAGCCAACCAAAAAGCTGGGGAAAAACCCAGGTGCCGCGTCCCAACTCAAACGCGTAAAGTGAAGTCCAGATTGGAAAGAAAACGCAAACAATCATGTGAATACATTTGCCAGcttagaaaaaaaattcccattgccGGAGTGGGGGCGGGCGGGAAGGGCTTCCCACTTGAACCTGGCGCGGGGCGGAGGGGCAGATTGTCAGGTTTCCAGCACAGTTAA
- the STX10 gene encoding syntaxin-10 isoform X1: MALEDPFSAVRGEVQKAVNTARGLYERWCELLRETHVVSTEEFDWTTNELRNSLRSIEWDLEDLEETIGIVEANPRKFRIEASELTERRAFVRQMRDSVKEMRDHISSPSALAFAERKNREMLIGGGASQKPPPEQYGQLREELVSANSRYIEEQQLHQQLIIDQQDEQLELVSGSIRVLKHMSGRVGDELDEQSLMLEEFAQEMDSTQSHMDGMLKKMAKVSHMTSDRRQWCVIGILLVLLIVVLILFFTL, encoded by the exons ATGGCCCTAGAGGACCCGTTCTCTGCCGTGCGGGG GGAGGTGCAGAAGGCGGTGAACACGGCCCGGGGGCTCTACGAGCGCTGGTGTGAGCTGCTGCGGGAGACGCATGTCGTCAGCACGGAGGAGTTCGACTGGACCACCAATGAGCTGCGCAACAGCCTGCGGAGCATCGAGTGGGACCTGGAGGATCTGGAGGAGACCATTG GCATTGTGGAGGCGAACCCTCGCAAGTTCAGGATCGAAGCCAGCGAGCTGACGGAGAGACGGGCCTTCGTGAGGCAGATGCGGGACTCTGTCAAG GAGATGCGGGATCACATATCCAGCCCGTCAGCCCTGGCCTTCGCCGAGCGGAAAAACAGAGAG ATGCTGATTGGCGGGGGGGCCAGCcagaagccccccccggagcagtACGGCCAGCTGCGGGAGGAGCTGGTGTCAGCCAATTCCCGCTATATTGAGGAACAGCAACTGCACCAGCAG CTGATCATAGACCAGCAGGACGAGCAGCTGGAGCTGGTGTCGGGGAGCATCCGGGTCTTGAAGCACATGTCGGGCCGGGTCGGGGACGAGCTGGACGAGCAGAGCtt GATGCTGGAGGAATTTGCCCAGGAGATGGATAGCACCCAGTCCCACATGGATGGCATGCTGAAGAAGATGGCCAAGGTCTCCCACATGACCAGCG ACCGGCGCCAGTGGTGTGTGATCGGCATTCTGCTTGTTCTCCTCATCGTGGTGCTTATCCTCTTCTTCACTCTGTAA